The following is a genomic window from Capnocytophaga stomatis.
TGGCACTATTGGTAGGCATATTATTTGTGGTGGAAGAGAAAAAGCCTGAAGGAGCATTTTGGTTGATGCGTGTATTTTCGGGTTGAACCTCTCCTAAATCCTGTAAAGCCAATATGTTACGAATATTTCCCGTACGATTATTCCTATTAGTTACCCAAACTTCCAAACGTGTAATTTGTACTTTACTGTTGATGAAAGGGTAATTTTCCAGAGCTTTGTCATATTGGTCACGGAAGAATTGTGCCAGAAAGAAGTTTCGGTTTTCGTCATAATCCAAAGCTGTAAAATCAAATTCGGTTACGGTTCCGCCTCCTTGTGCCGTTACGGTTTTTCGCTCTGATTTTTGTTCCGAAAATACGCCTGTGATGGTCGTCCGCCCAAATTTCAATTCGGTTTTTACTCCAAACAGACTTTGTGAACCCGTAATCAGAGAGTTAGACATTGGCATAGATATATTTCCCAGTTCTATTTTCTGAATAATGTCGTCTTCGTTGGGTTCGTATTCCAATTTAAAAACGTTTTGGAAGTCAAACGAAGCCTGCGTGTCATACTGGGCGTTGAGTTGCAAACGCGTACCGATTTTTCCAGTAAGTCCAAGGCTGATACGTTGGTCGAAATCAAGCCCCCAAGTGCTTCTGTTTCGGGGTGTTATGGCAGGATTGTCGTTTTTTGTGTAGCGTAAACCCAAATCAATTCCTACGCTCCCTTGCGGAATGATTTCAATATTTCTACCCCCGAAGATACTCTCAAAAAAGTCGGAATTTACATACAAATCGGGGAGTAAATCGCGTTGTACTTTTTTCTTGTTTTCGCTTGCTTTGCTGTCATCAACCGCGTCCCATTTTTCTTTGTAGTAAGCTCGCATTTGCTCACGAAGCATCAAATTTTCATATTCCTTAACGGTCAAAAACATCGGGACAGAGAGGTCATACTCGCCCAACTTTTCTGTGTAAACGTACTTGTTTAGTTGCGGATTGTAGGTGTACTTATGAATGATACTCTCGGGTTTTTTTAGCCCGATTTTCGGTATGTTGTTTTTGACTTTAACACTGTCTTTTTGAGGTTCTTGTCCCCAAGCTGTTGCACTTAAAAAGAGCAACATCAGCGTTATATTTTTTAGATTTTTATACATAAATCTTTTGTTTTAACTGAAAGACGTACAATTGATTATTGTTTATTGTCACAAACTTTTGAGAGATTGCTTTATAATTTCTTCTACAGAGATTTCTCCCGAAGCTGATTTTACAATTTTGTCTACCACTTTTTCGGCTTGTTTTCGGGCAAATCCTAAGACTTCTAATGCTGCGAGAGCTTCTTCCTTGTTGGTATTCAGTTCGTTGTGAGGAATATCTTCAAAATCTTGTAATTTCATCATTTTGTCTTTCAAATCTAAAATTATACGTTGAGCCGTTTTTGCTCCGATTCCTTTAACAGATTGAATACTAACTACATCTCCGTTTATGATGGCACTTCGTACGTGGGCTGCCGTTAGTGAAGAAAGCATCGTTCGGGCTGTACTTGCTCCAACCCCTGAAACTGATAGCAATAGCACAAAAACTTCACGTTCCGCTTTGGTCAGAAATCCGTAAAGTGTGTGGGAATCTTCTTTGATTTGCAAATGCGTGTATAGCTTAATAGATTCACTATCAGGGAGTGATGAGAAAGTGTGCAGTGTAATATTCACAAAATACCCCACCCCGCCACAATCTATAACCACATAGGTTAGATTTTTTTCAACGAGCTTTCCTTGTAATTGAGTAATCATTTCTATAAATTCTGATTTTCTTGCCAAACTGAACCGCTAAGGTATGAAATATATTTTTATGTAGAAATATTTTTAATAAAAACGATTTTTTTTTAAGATTTAATCCTAAAAATTTAACAATATAGTATAAAGAAAAGATTGTTTATTTTAAAAGTAGAATTACAGTTTTTGCAAAGAAAG
Proteins encoded in this region:
- the ruvA gene encoding Holliday junction branch migration protein RuvA, with the translated sequence MITQLQGKLVEKNLTYVVIDCGGVGYFVNITLHTFSSLPDSESIKLYTHLQIKEDSHTLYGFLTKAEREVFVLLLSVSGVGASTARTMLSSLTAAHVRSAIINGDVVSIQSVKGIGAKTAQRIILDLKDKMMKLQDFEDIPHNELNTNKEEALAALEVLGFARKQAEKVVDKIVKSASGEISVEEIIKQSLKSL